The nucleotide sequence CGAGTTCGCCGGCGCCGCGATCGAGCTCACCAGCGCCCTGCTGGTGAACCCGCACGACACCGACGGGGTCAAGGAGGCGCTGTTCGCGGCGCTCACCATGAACGTCGACGAGGGTCGCAAGCGGATGCGCACGCTGCGCCGCCAGGTGCTCGATCACGACGTCGACCGGTGGGCGCGATCGTTCCTGGAGGCACTCGGCGTGAAGGTCTCGCAGTGACGGGGGGCCTCACCGCCGCACTCGACCGCATCGCCGGCGCCGACCGGCTGCTGGTGACGCTCGACTTCGACGGCGTGCTGGCACCACTGGTCGACGACCCGTCGGCGTCCCGCCCGCTGCCCGGGTCCGCCGACGCGGTGCGCAGGCTCGCCGGCCTGGACGCGACGACCGTCGTGCTCGTCTCCGGTCGCGGGCGCGACGATCTCGCAGCCGTCTCCGGTTTCGGCCCGCCGATCGGGCTGGTCGGCAGCCACGGCGCCGAGTTCGACGCGCAGCTCTCCGCGCTGCTCGGCCGGGGCGGCCTGCTCGACGAGGCCCAGGCCCGGCGGCGCTCCGCGCTGATCGAGGGCCTGCGCGAGCTCGTCGACGGCACGCCGGGCTCCCGGCTGGAGACCAAGCCCGCCGGTGCCGCCGTGCACGTGCGGGGGATGGAGCCGGCCGCCGGTGCCGCGCTGCTGGAGCGGGTCGGGGCCGAGTGGGTGCGCGACGGTATCGAGGCCACCGCGGGCAAGGACGTACTGGACCTCACCGTGCTGCGTACCACCAAGGGCGCCGCGGTGGCCGCGCTGCGCGAGGCGCTCGGGGCCGGTCCGGTGCTGTTCGCCGGGGACGACATCACCGACGAGACCGTGTTCGGCACGCTCACCGGGGACGACGTCGGGATCAAGGTCGGCGACGGCGACACCGCGGCCGGGTACCGGGTCGCCGATCCGCAGGAGCTCGGACGGCTGCTGCACCGGCTCGCCGACGCCAGGGCTGCGGGGATCAGGGCCGCCGGAACCAGGGCTGACGGAATCAGGGCTGACGGAATCAGGAGCGAGCCTGCTCCGTGACGCTCAGCTCGGCGCCGAGCCGCAGCTCAGCGCCGGGCTCGTCGGGGATCAGGTTGACGCCGAACAGCACGCCGGTGCCGGCCCGGCGGTGCCGCGCGAGGGTGACCATCGGCTCGCGGCCCTTGGCCGCCGTCTCCGGGTCGACCGTGGTGAACACGCAGCGGGCGCACGGCTTCACCGCCCGGAACGCGGCGTCGCCGATCGTGATCCGCCGCCAGCCGTCCTCCGCCCACGGCGCCGCCCCGGACACCACGACGTTCGGCCGGAACCTGCTCATCGGCAGCGGCCCCTCGGCGGCGTTCGGGCCGTCGGCGATCAGGTCGTTCAGCGCGTCGAGGGAGCCCTGCGAGGTGAGCAGCAGCGGGAACCCGTCGGCGTAGGACACCCGGTCCTGCGGCTCGGAGAACTCGGGATCGGGGCGGCGGCGGTCCGGGTCGTCCAGGTGCACCAACCGCACATCGGCGCCGAGCAGCCGGGAGAACCACTCGTCGGGCCCAGGTCCGGCGGGCACACCGGCGGTGTCCGAGCGGTGCACCCGCACCGGGACGGCCCCGACGGCCGGGTCCGGCTCGGCGACCTGCAGCACCGGGAGCCCGGGGCCGGTCACCTCCAGGCCGCCGTCGCCGGTCAGCCGCGGCACCGCGAGGACCAGTCGAGGGTGCTTGCGGCCGGTGACCATCACGCCGCCGGGATCGACGACCATCCAGCGCCGGTCCCCGGCGAGACCCGCACGCTCCACCAGCAGCCGGTCCTCGGGCGTTCCGCGGCACGACTTCACCGGGTACCGGAAGAGCCCGGTCAGCCTCACCATCCCGAGAAGAACTCCCCCGACTGCCGCAGCGCCCTGGTCGTGGTCCCGACGACGAGCTCGGTCGGCAGCGTGACGTGCTCGGAGACGTTGCGGTCGCCGCGTTCCAGGAGCAGCCGCCCGGCCTCCCGGCCCTTCTCCCGGAACGGCTGCCGGACCGTGGTCAGCCCGACCCGGTCGGCCTCGGGCACGCCGTCGAACCCGGCGATCGAC is from Pseudonocardia autotrophica and encodes:
- the otsB gene encoding trehalose-phosphatase, encoding MTGGLTAALDRIAGADRLLVTLDFDGVLAPLVDDPSASRPLPGSADAVRRLAGLDATTVVLVSGRGRDDLAAVSGFGPPIGLVGSHGAEFDAQLSALLGRGGLLDEAQARRRSALIEGLRELVDGTPGSRLETKPAGAAVHVRGMEPAAGAALLERVGAEWVRDGIEATAGKDVLDLTVLRTTKGAAVAALREALGAGPVLFAGDDITDETVFGTLTGDDVGIKVGDGDTAAGYRVADPQELGRLLHRLADARAAGIRAAGTRADGIRADGIRSEPAP
- a CDS encoding MOSC domain-containing protein; this encodes MVRLTGLFRYPVKSCRGTPEDRLLVERAGLAGDRRWMVVDPGGVMVTGRKHPRLVLAVPRLTGDGGLEVTGPGLPVLQVAEPDPAVGAVPVRVHRSDTAGVPAGPGPDEWFSRLLGADVRLVHLDDPDRRRPDPEFSEPQDRVSYADGFPLLLTSQGSLDALNDLIADGPNAAEGPLPMSRFRPNVVVSGAAPWAEDGWRRITIGDAAFRAVKPCARCVFTTVDPETAAKGREPMVTLARHRRAGTGVLFGVNLIPDEPGAELRLGAELSVTEQARS